In Cellulomonas sp. Y8, the genomic stretch GGTGGTACTTGCCGTTCTGTCCGATTTCTGTATAGTTCTCCTCGTTGAGCGACAACGGCAAACCCGCTGCAAGGCGGGGACGCAAAGCCACGGGTCCCAAGGGGACAGCCGGGCTACCGAACCGACTAGGAGTCACCATGACGTACCCCCTCGAGGCCCAGATCCCGACCCAGGCCTCCGCCTCCCTGCTCACGCCGGGTGAGGTCGCGGTCATGTTCCGGGTCGACCCGAAGACGGTCACCCGCTGGGCCCAGGCCGGCAAGCTCTCCGCCGTCCGCACCCTCGGCGGCCACCGCCGGTTCCTCGAGTCCGAGGTCATGGAGCTGCTCGGCGGCGTGCCGCAGCAGGCCGGCCGCCTCTGAGGCGCAGCACCCCGCAGCATCGCGAACGGGCCCCCGAGCACACGCTCGGGGGCCCGTTCCGCGTTCCGGGGAGGACCGACCGCGGGTCGGGTGGAAGGTCTGGCCCGACACGCGCGCGGCGTGTCCGGCCAGATGGTCCACCGGACGTGCCCCGCCCGGACCTCAGCCCGGCAGCGGGTCGAGCACCGTCGCCAGGACCGCGCGCCGGACGTCCGCCGCCGGCCGGTCGGGCTGGAACGCCAGCCACTCCAGCCCGGCGACGAGCGTCGCCCCGAACATCGCCGCGGCGGTGAGCGAGGGGTCCCGGTGCGGCCAGGACGCCTCGACGACCTCGGCGAACACCGCGAACGACTCGTCGCGCACCTGCCGGATCGAGTCCTGCCAGTCGCGCCCGGTGCGGAACACCTCGGCCACCAGCACCTTCGCGAAGTCGGGGTGCCCCTGGATCTGCGCGAGCAGCTCGTGCACCAGCGCGCCGACCGCGTCCCGGCCCTCGCGCCCCTCGGCGGCGCCGCGGAGCGCGGTCGTCAGAGCCTGCTGGCCCTCGGTGAGCACGGTCTCGAACAGCGCGCCCTTGGACCCGAAGTTGTAGTAGACGCTGCCCTTGGCGACTCCGGCGCGGTCGGCGATGTCGTCGACCGAGGTGGCGGAGAACCCGCGGTCGGCGATGAGCGCGACGGTCGCCGTGATGATGGCCCGGCGGGTGTCGCGCCGGCCGGTGCCGGGGGAGTCGACGGCCCCGGAGGGCGCGGGGACGGCGTCGGCGGCGGCTGGCATGGGACCCAGCCTCTCAGATCGACAGGGCGGGGTGCAGACGGGACAGTGTCCACGTGCGCTGCCGCGCTGCGCGCCACGAGGTGATCGCGAGCGAGCCGA encodes the following:
- a CDS encoding BldC family transcriptional regulator: MTYPLEAQIPTQASASLLTPGEVAVMFRVDPKTVTRWAQAGKLSAVRTLGGHRRFLESEVMELLGGVPQQAGRL
- a CDS encoding TetR/AcrR family transcriptional regulator, translating into MPAAADAVPAPSGAVDSPGTGRRDTRRAIITATVALIADRGFSATSVDDIADRAGVAKGSVYYNFGSKGALFETVLTEGQQALTTALRGAAEGREGRDAVGALVHELLAQIQGHPDFAKVLVAEVFRTGRDWQDSIRQVRDESFAVFAEVVEASWPHRDPSLTAAAMFGATLVAGLEWLAFQPDRPAADVRRAVLATVLDPLPG